Proteins encoded within one genomic window of Flavobacterium sp. NG2:
- a CDS encoding sulfatase-like hydrolase/transferase: MKKTKRFALLLISLFSFSGNAQSQQKSKPNIVLIFADDLGWTDVSTGNTNFNNGSKIYQTPQIAQLASEGMSFTNAYTNQNCAPSRAALISGQYATGVDNGVYNVGSLYRPDKRTKGFPNLPIKPHEQQNVIADVGTSIFDVLKNQGYTTALIGKSHGTPHPLKAGYGIDLPADIHHEIKVMVNGKKTESSYLALKSDKNGWTFDSEFVDKYANPYNQEYIDKTLSPYKNNSEQSVLMGTPKHLTDAIGDYAVDYIKEKARGENPFFLYVPFHAVHSDVVGRKDLTEKYLKKGLSPRLAEYGSLIELLDQNVGKINKALKDPNGDGDLSDDITNNTIFIFYSDNGGLVDNVPLKGKKGSLDEGGIRVPLIFRYPGVIKQNSISNQAVHCIDFIPTLADMAGASVTSMKKNNGEKAVYDGASFASILKGNKKCIDRENLFWHLPGYMDERFRPTTLIQKRIGKTYYKLFYYYETEEFTLYNLNKDLEENNNLLKNPSAKDMKIALKMNADMVAWLKANKAPTGTFVKDGAAVLYPKADGVNKYNQ; the protein is encoded by the coding sequence ATGAAAAAAACGAAACGCTTTGCTTTACTACTAATTTCCTTGTTTTCATTTTCAGGAAATGCTCAAAGTCAACAAAAATCAAAACCCAATATTGTATTGATTTTTGCAGATGATTTAGGTTGGACTGATGTAAGCACAGGTAATACGAATTTCAATAATGGTTCTAAAATCTATCAAACTCCTCAAATCGCTCAATTAGCCTCCGAAGGAATGTCTTTTACAAATGCCTACACCAATCAAAACTGTGCGCCTTCTCGTGCGGCCTTGATAAGCGGTCAGTATGCTACTGGGGTTGACAACGGAGTGTACAATGTTGGTTCGCTTTATAGACCCGACAAGCGTACCAAAGGTTTTCCTAATTTACCTATTAAGCCGCACGAACAACAAAATGTTATAGCTGATGTAGGTACTAGTATATTTGATGTGCTAAAAAACCAGGGCTATACTACTGCTTTAATAGGCAAAAGTCATGGTACACCACACCCGCTGAAAGCAGGTTACGGCATTGATTTACCTGCCGATATTCACCATGAAATTAAGGTCATGGTAAACGGAAAAAAAACAGAATCCTCTTATTTGGCTTTAAAATCAGATAAGAATGGATGGACGTTCGATTCAGAATTTGTTGATAAATATGCTAATCCGTATAATCAAGAATATATTGACAAAACTTTATCGCCCTACAAAAACAATAGTGAACAATCGGTTTTAATGGGTACCCCCAAACACCTGACCGATGCCATTGGTGATTATGCCGTAGATTATATCAAAGAGAAAGCAAGGGGCGAAAATCCATTTTTTCTGTACGTACCTTTTCATGCTGTGCATTCTGATGTGGTAGGTCGCAAAGATTTGACAGAGAAATATTTAAAAAAAGGATTAAGTCCTCGATTGGCCGAATATGGTTCGTTGATAGAACTTTTGGACCAAAACGTGGGTAAAATAAATAAAGCCTTAAAAGACCCTAACGGAGACGGCGATTTATCAGATGATATTACCAACAATACGATATTTATTTTTTATTCGGATAACGGAGGTTTGGTAGATAATGTCCCTCTTAAAGGAAAAAAAGGAAGTCTGGACGAAGGAGGAATTAGAGTGCCGCTTATTTTTAGGTATCCAGGGGTAATCAAACAAAATAGTATTTCCAATCAAGCGGTTCATTGTATAGACTTTATACCTACACTGGCCGATATGGCAGGGGCTTCGGTTACGTCTATGAAAAAAAATAATGGCGAAAAAGCCGTTTATGATGGTGCCTCTTTTGCATCTATTTTAAAAGGAAACAAAAAATGTATAGACCGAGAAAACTTGTTTTGGCATCTCCCAGGCTATATGGATGAACGATTTAGACCCACCACACTCATTCAAAAACGCATTGGTAAAACCTATTATAAACTGTTTTATTATTATGAAACAGAAGAGTTCACCCTATACAATTTGAATAAAGATTTAGAAGAAAATAATAATCTTTTGAAAAATCCATCTGCAAAAGATATGAAGATTGCCTTAAAAATGAATGCGGATATGGTCGCTTGGTTAAAAGCAAATAAAGCGCCTACGGGAACTTTTGTAAAAGATGGAGCAGCAGTACTTTACCCAAAAGCAGATGGAGTTAACAAATACAATCAATAA
- a CDS encoding sulfatase — MRKNNLIFFVFGCIALTMTSCSAQKKNEQANVKNTQPNIIFYLSDDQDVYDYGCYGNEKVKTPAVDRIAREGILFENAFTAQAICAPSRSQLFTGKYPLKNGCFANHSKVKPDIVSITKHLRKLGYEVVLAGKSHVSPDEVFDWDKEWHAVERPEGPREYIPIDSIQSYFKKAKKPFCMLVTSYYPHSEYFNVEGATAKDIKFYPFNESKKNNAAFIKDKAGYYRSIEEDNKQLNQVLTAADNYLGDNTLVIYSADHGVSGKFTVKDIGLKVPFVARWPKVIKPGTKSKQLIHYTDVLPTFMEIAGGKATPDMDGTSFLPILKGTDTAIHQYVYGVRTNQNILNSEVFPSRMIRDSRYKYIRNFNSVDVVEQNLTNKPNVDFFIRRGANAFKNEPFEELYDLQNDPFEQHNLINKPELKEIKERLTKDLFGWMKAQGDFLNEQAGTMPLIKGKGKAGFRLDEDTPRRKIPDAIKNTLKEEDYLIIKHW; from the coding sequence ATGAGAAAAAATAATCTGATATTCTTTGTTTTTGGATGTATCGCTTTAACAATGACTTCTTGTTCGGCTCAAAAGAAAAATGAACAAGCAAATGTTAAAAACACACAGCCCAACATTATATTTTATTTATCGGATGACCAAGATGTCTATGATTACGGTTGCTACGGAAACGAAAAAGTAAAAACTCCCGCTGTGGACCGAATTGCCAGAGAAGGGATTTTGTTCGAAAATGCTTTTACCGCTCAGGCCATCTGTGCGCCTAGTCGATCGCAATTATTCACAGGAAAATATCCTTTGAAAAACGGTTGTTTTGCTAATCATTCCAAAGTAAAACCCGATATCGTAAGTATTACCAAGCATCTGCGAAAACTTGGGTATGAAGTGGTTTTAGCAGGAAAAAGTCATGTGAGTCCTGATGAGGTTTTTGATTGGGACAAAGAATGGCATGCGGTAGAAAGACCCGAAGGGCCAAGAGAATACATTCCTATAGACAGTATTCAGAGTTATTTTAAAAAGGCTAAGAAACCTTTTTGTATGCTGGTTACTTCTTATTATCCACATTCAGAGTATTTTAATGTAGAGGGAGCTACTGCAAAGGATATTAAGTTTTATCCTTTTAATGAAAGTAAAAAGAACAATGCTGCTTTTATAAAAGACAAAGCAGGTTATTACAGAAGCATTGAAGAAGATAACAAACAATTAAATCAAGTGCTTACAGCAGCCGACAACTATTTGGGAGATAATACGCTAGTTATTTACAGTGCAGACCATGGAGTTTCAGGGAAATTTACAGTAAAAGATATTGGGTTGAAAGTACCCTTTGTGGCTCGTTGGCCAAAGGTGATCAAACCAGGAACCAAATCCAAACAGCTCATACATTATACCGATGTGTTGCCCACTTTTATGGAAATTGCTGGTGGCAAAGCGACTCCTGATATGGATGGTACCAGCTTTTTGCCCATTTTAAAAGGGACAGACACCGCCATTCATCAATACGTTTATGGGGTGAGAACCAATCAAAACATTCTCAATTCGGAAGTTTTTCCGTCTCGAATGATTCGTGATAGCCGTTACAAATACATCCGAAACTTCAATTCTGTTGATGTGGTAGAACAGAATCTAACAAATAAACCCAATGTTGATTTTTTCATTCGTAGAGGTGCTAATGCTTTTAAAAACGAACCCTTTGAAGAATTATATGATTTGCAAAACGACCCTTTTGAACAGCATAATCTAATAAACAAACCCGAATTAAAAGAAATTAAAGAGCGATTGACAAAAGACTTGTTTGGCTGGATGAAAGCTCAAGGTGACTTTTTAAACGAGCAAGCAGGAACTATGCCTTTGATAAAGGGAAAGGGCAAAGCAGGTTTCAGGCTAGACGAAGATACACCTAGAAGAAAAATACCTGATGCCATAAAAAACACCTTAAAAGAAGAGGATTATTTGATTATTAAGCATTGGTAG
- a CDS encoding glycoside hydrolase family 2 protein encodes MSQINFNTLSSMFLFKTNFNIVVASMFLVVNLTNAQRKIYLSGEDATTAIDWGFKISEGRNSGFWTTIPVPSNWETEGFGDYMYGMDKLENRKLPVGNYQHAFNFSSKTNKRYFIVFQGSMTDTKVSVNGKKVGLHQGGFTEFKFEITDFLKEGKNNLEVEVNSSSTNESLVAAERFADYWMFSGIFRPVFIEEVAAEFIEHVAIDAKMTGDFDMWVYTQGVKNATTISAQLYDKEHHKIGKTFTSKITSEKTSLSANFKDIKLWSHEFPNLYSVEIELKNKKETLHTYKETFGFRTFEVRDHDGFYLNGKRLLLKGASMHCFRPETGRTLSKKDMIENVRLMQDLNFNCVRASHYPADAYFLKVCDSLGIMAMVETTGWYRPLDTEIGTKLVKEMVVRDVNHPSVVLWSNGNHMAHNPQLDAVFMEWDIQKRRPLKNEAKNNDIFANYKPTWDIVNTTYYPNYKSIKKNLFEENHIYMPNETLHALYDGGGAANLKTYWDLFEKSKVGGGIMIWALFDEGLMRTDMGYTIDNQHNKAADGIVGPKGEKDGSYYGVREIWSPVVIDNDSIDPSFKGEIAVHNKFSFANLNQCEIRWKLINFANPDGTVNGHRTVASGKVVADVLAGAKGIFKIDLPESFVNNDALTIEVYDPKGLLVYDKRIPITTSKRPIFRASMEADFVQNKTNNFSLQRDNITLNFDENSGQLLSVLDKGKESSIKNFPFLTFEAVDKNLVNNVSESSKATIKKEGNQWIIESKNTKGFDFIKWTVKPTGEIILDYAYTLTKGAYNYAGIGMEVAASDVLRKRYLGEGPARIWKNRTEGGTLDVYAVDKLVNIPGEVYNQPEFEGCFAPWNWAVFYLKNNLNLGFKNNTNVVLGVLNPINGYDPKFASWSYPTQEGLFFFDYISAVGSKWKAPTEFGPDGQPNQINEQVKGSVSMFINWNKPSGKSERVNLEIE; translated from the coding sequence ATGAGTCAAATTAATTTTAATACTTTATCAAGTATGTTTTTATTTAAAACGAATTTTAATATAGTCGTTGCCTCTATGTTTTTAGTGGTAAATTTAACCAATGCGCAACGAAAAATTTATTTGTCAGGCGAAGACGCTACAACTGCGATTGACTGGGGGTTTAAAATTTCCGAAGGGCGCAACAGCGGTTTTTGGACCACAATACCTGTTCCTTCTAATTGGGAGACCGAAGGTTTTGGCGATTATATGTACGGGATGGACAAATTAGAAAATAGAAAACTCCCTGTGGGGAATTATCAGCACGCATTTAATTTTTCTTCAAAAACAAACAAACGTTATTTTATCGTATTCCAAGGTTCTATGACCGATACCAAAGTAAGCGTAAACGGAAAAAAGGTAGGCTTGCACCAAGGTGGTTTTACGGAGTTTAAATTTGAAATTACTGATTTTCTTAAAGAAGGGAAAAATAATCTTGAAGTAGAGGTAAACAGTAGCTCTACCAATGAATCCTTAGTAGCAGCCGAGCGTTTTGCTGATTATTGGATGTTTAGCGGTATTTTTCGCCCAGTGTTTATTGAGGAAGTAGCTGCCGAATTTATAGAGCATGTAGCTATTGATGCCAAGATGACGGGAGATTTTGATATGTGGGTATATACTCAAGGGGTAAAAAACGCAACTACCATTAGTGCGCAACTGTATGACAAAGAACATCATAAAATAGGTAAAACATTCACTTCAAAAATCACTAGCGAAAAGACATCACTAAGCGCAAATTTTAAAGACATAAAATTGTGGTCGCATGAATTTCCTAATTTGTATTCGGTAGAAATTGAATTAAAAAATAAGAAAGAAACACTACATACTTACAAAGAAACTTTTGGTTTTAGAACCTTTGAAGTACGTGACCATGATGGTTTTTATTTGAACGGGAAACGCCTTTTGTTAAAAGGTGCCAGCATGCATTGTTTTAGACCCGAAACAGGACGTACCCTTTCCAAAAAAGACATGATAGAAAATGTGCGTTTGATGCAAGACCTTAATTTTAACTGTGTTCGCGCATCACATTACCCAGCCGATGCTTATTTTTTAAAGGTTTGCGACTCCTTAGGAATAATGGCCATGGTTGAAACTACTGGTTGGTACCGCCCATTAGATACCGAAATTGGGACTAAATTGGTCAAAGAAATGGTTGTAAGAGATGTCAATCATCCGTCGGTAGTGTTGTGGAGTAATGGAAACCACATGGCACACAACCCGCAATTAGACGCAGTATTTATGGAATGGGATATTCAAAAAAGACGTCCCTTAAAGAATGAAGCCAAAAACAATGATATTTTTGCCAATTACAAACCTACTTGGGATATTGTAAATACAACCTATTATCCAAATTATAAGAGTATCAAGAAAAATCTTTTTGAAGAAAATCATATTTATATGCCTAATGAAACCTTGCATGCTTTGTATGATGGTGGTGGAGCGGCCAATTTAAAAACTTATTGGGATTTGTTTGAAAAATCAAAAGTAGGAGGTGGAATCATGATTTGGGCATTATTTGATGAAGGACTGATGCGTACCGATATGGGCTACACCATAGACAACCAACACAACAAAGCGGCAGATGGGATTGTAGGGCCTAAAGGCGAAAAAGATGGAAGTTATTATGGTGTGCGCGAAATTTGGTCGCCTGTAGTGATTGACAACGATAGTATCGACCCTAGTTTTAAGGGTGAAATTGCGGTACATAATAAGTTTAGTTTTGCCAATTTGAACCAATGTGAAATACGCTGGAAACTCATCAATTTTGCCAATCCTGACGGTACGGTCAATGGGCATCGTACAGTGGCTTCGGGCAAAGTGGTGGCCGATGTTTTGGCTGGAGCCAAAGGAATTTTCAAAATAGATTTACCCGAATCTTTTGTGAATAATGATGCTCTTACCATTGAAGTATATGACCCAAAAGGACTGTTGGTTTATGACAAACGCATTCCTATAACTACCTCCAAAAGACCGATTTTCAGAGCCAGTATGGAAGCTGATTTTGTACAAAATAAAACAAATAATTTTAGCCTTCAACGAGACAATATCACTCTTAATTTTGATGAGAATAGCGGTCAATTATTGTCTGTTTTAGACAAAGGAAAAGAAAGTTCGATAAAAAACTTTCCGTTTCTAACCTTTGAAGCTGTTGATAAGAACTTGGTTAACAATGTCTCAGAATCATCAAAAGCAACCATCAAAAAAGAAGGCAATCAATGGATTATTGAATCAAAAAACACCAAAGGTTTTGATTTTATCAAATGGACAGTAAAACCAACAGGCGAAATAATTTTAGATTACGCCTATACCTTAACCAAAGGAGCGTATAACTATGCCGGAATAGGGATGGAAGTAGCTGCTAGTGATGTGCTCCGCAAGCGATACCTAGGTGAAGGACCAGCCAGAATCTGGAAAAACCGTACCGAAGGAGGAACTCTTGATGTCTATGCGGTAGATAAACTTGTAAATATTCCAGGAGAAGTATATAACCAACCCGAGTTTGAAGGTTGTTTTGCTCCTTGGAATTGGGCGGTATTTTATCTTAAAAATAATCTTAATCTAGGTTTTAAAAACAATACAAATGTGGTGCTGGGAGTACTCAACCCTATCAATGGCTACGATCCTAAATTTGCTAGCTGGAGTTATCCCACACAAGAAGGTTTATTCTTTTTTGATTACATATCGGCCGTGGGTTCAAAATGGAAAGCACCAACAGAGTTTGGCCCTGATGGACAACCCAATCAGATAAACGAGCAAGTAAAGGGGTCGGTTTCTATGTTCATCAATTGGAATAAACCTTCTGGTAAATCAGAGCGAGTAAACTTAGAAATTGAGTAG
- a CDS encoding alpha-L-rhamnosidase has translation MKKIKFLIPLLVVLLLSFSFGFIAKESINEELIFESLTCDAIANPTAIESKQPSLSWIIKTKGYNKSQSAYQVLVASSEAKLNEKEADLWNSNQVKSSQSAYVKYAGKELQAIQKYYWKVKIWDEKGESSNWSSVQTFQMGLMDKNNWGESKWISLNKDNRTSPHRFREYQIGKMKEPEMVAGQAAGYFRNEISTQKKIKNAQAYICGLGYYEWYINGKKVGDHVLDPAPSNYDKQAYYVHYDVTNALKTGQNAIGIVLGNGFYGQDISWKSDKESEKSISYGPPAVRLLIKVTYEDGTKADFYTNENWKENTGPIVFNNIYGGDTYDARFELGNWNKTNYKDTNWGKAKVISPEVKKISAQQIPPIRKLKELTPQKIFKGTNGNWIVDFGQNIAGWVKIKVKGTKGQLIEITTTEALTQNGKDIFPGSTDGGANGMRQVYKYICKGEGLETWEPQFSYHGFRYAELKGITTKPDAAMIQAALVATDIQEKGSFSCSEPLFNKMHSISKWTIVDNIHGIPEDCPHREKCGWLGDAHAFCEYALYNYDMENFYKKYMEDIRTQMIPVKANNNPEVKHKVPTMIAPGKRTSSIAKLDWGVATMYLPWYNYLYYGDDSIVKEYYEDMKDLTNYYLSFKDEKGIIQNGMGDWCPPNWDRLKNPGAMECDPVVSANAYFYDVLGIMEKFAKMNQDTAFEQKVKKEKEALFQAFNKEFLATIPSTQFKWYGSQTATVMALQFGMVAESDINTVLNGLEYDINTIKGGHHSTGIHGNRYIYTVLTKYGKADLAHQILTTPTFPSQTYIMNYGFTTWPERQFNWDKMEGLTNSLNHPMHSGFSAYFFESLGGIKSTFEGAGYKEFTVHPVFPKNVTNTTVAVPTPYGMIHNSWKLTGTSFSMDLEVPFNTKAQLVLTPKELQTLKINGVAFETFQKENKVVLINKSTVVLGSGKYLIEYMK, from the coding sequence ATGAAAAAAATAAAATTTTTAATACCACTTTTGGTAGTACTACTATTGAGTTTTTCTTTTGGCTTTATAGCTAAAGAGAGCATAAACGAAGAACTTATATTTGAGTCATTGACTTGTGATGCCATCGCTAACCCAACTGCTATTGAGAGCAAGCAACCATCTTTATCTTGGATAATAAAAACAAAAGGGTACAATAAATCACAATCGGCTTATCAGGTTTTAGTGGCTTCGTCTGAGGCTAAATTGAACGAAAAAGAGGCCGATTTATGGAATTCCAATCAGGTAAAATCTTCTCAATCTGCCTATGTCAAATATGCAGGTAAGGAGTTACAAGCTATTCAAAAATACTATTGGAAAGTGAAAATTTGGGACGAAAAAGGGGAGTCTTCTAATTGGTCTTCGGTGCAAACGTTTCAGATGGGTTTGATGGATAAAAACAATTGGGGCGAGTCGAAATGGATTAGTCTCAACAAAGACAACCGTACTTCGCCACATCGTTTTAGAGAATACCAAATTGGTAAAATGAAAGAACCAGAAATGGTGGCAGGACAGGCAGCGGGGTATTTTAGAAATGAAATTTCGACTCAAAAAAAAATTAAAAATGCCCAAGCGTACATCTGTGGATTGGGTTATTACGAATGGTATATCAACGGGAAAAAAGTGGGCGATCATGTTTTAGACCCTGCGCCTTCTAACTATGATAAACAAGCTTACTATGTTCATTATGATGTGACCAATGCCTTGAAAACAGGTCAAAATGCCATCGGAATAGTATTAGGAAATGGTTTTTACGGTCAAGATATTTCGTGGAAAAGTGATAAGGAATCGGAGAAAAGTATTTCTTACGGTCCACCAGCAGTGCGACTTTTAATTAAAGTTACTTATGAAGATGGCACTAAAGCTGATTTTTATACCAACGAAAATTGGAAAGAAAACACAGGGCCTATCGTTTTTAATAATATTTATGGTGGTGATACTTACGATGCCCGTTTTGAATTAGGAAATTGGAACAAAACCAATTACAAAGACACAAACTGGGGTAAAGCCAAAGTGATTTCGCCAGAAGTAAAAAAAATCAGTGCGCAACAAATTCCGCCCATTCGAAAATTAAAAGAATTAACGCCACAAAAAATATTCAAAGGAACCAATGGCAACTGGATTGTTGATTTTGGGCAAAACATTGCAGGTTGGGTCAAAATAAAAGTAAAGGGAACAAAGGGACAGTTGATAGAAATCACTACCACCGAAGCCTTGACACAAAATGGAAAAGATATTTTTCCGGGCTCTACGGATGGTGGTGCCAATGGCATGCGACAAGTTTACAAATACATTTGTAAAGGAGAAGGTCTTGAGACTTGGGAACCACAATTTAGCTACCACGGTTTTCGATATGCCGAATTAAAAGGAATCACAACAAAGCCAGATGCTGCCATGATTCAGGCGGCTTTAGTAGCAACCGATATTCAGGAAAAAGGAAGTTTTAGTTGCTCTGAGCCTTTGTTTAACAAAATGCACAGCATTAGCAAATGGACAATTGTAGATAATATTCATGGGATTCCAGAGGATTGTCCGCACCGTGAAAAATGTGGTTGGTTGGGCGATGCGCACGCTTTTTGCGAATATGCGTTGTACAACTATGATATGGAAAATTTCTATAAAAAATACATGGAAGACATTCGCACCCAAATGATTCCAGTAAAAGCCAACAACAATCCTGAAGTCAAGCACAAAGTACCTACGATGATTGCGCCTGGAAAACGAACTTCTAGTATAGCTAAATTGGATTGGGGTGTAGCAACCATGTATTTGCCTTGGTACAATTACCTTTATTATGGCGATGATTCGATTGTGAAGGAGTATTATGAAGATATGAAAGATTTGACGAATTATTATTTATCCTTCAAAGATGAAAAAGGAATCATTCAAAACGGGATGGGAGATTGGTGTCCACCCAATTGGGATCGCTTGAAAAACCCTGGTGCTATGGAGTGTGACCCAGTTGTATCGGCCAATGCTTATTTTTATGATGTGTTGGGCATTATGGAAAAATTTGCCAAAATGAATCAGGACACCGCTTTTGAACAAAAAGTAAAAAAAGAAAAAGAAGCGTTGTTTCAAGCTTTTAATAAGGAGTTTTTAGCAACTATTCCGTCAACGCAATTCAAATGGTACGGAAGCCAAACGGCTACAGTAATGGCTTTACAATTTGGAATGGTAGCGGAGTCTGATATTAATACCGTGTTGAATGGCTTAGAATATGATATAAATACAATCAAAGGTGGGCATCATTCTACAGGAATCCACGGAAATCGCTATATCTATACCGTTTTAACGAAATATGGTAAAGCCGATTTGGCTCACCAAATTTTAACCACACCTACGTTTCCAAGTCAAACTTATATTATGAATTACGGTTTTACTACTTGGCCTGAGCGTCAGTTTAATTGGGATAAAATGGAAGGCTTGACCAATTCGTTAAACCACCCGATGCATAGTGGGTTTTCGGCCTATTTCTTCGAATCTCTCGGCGGAATCAAATCTACTTTTGAGGGAGCGGGTTACAAAGAATTTACGGTACATCCTGTTTTTCCAAAAAACGTTACCAATACTACTGTAGCTGTTCCTACGCCATATGGCATGATTCACAACAGTTGGAAATTGACAGGAACTAGTTTTTCAATGGATTTAGAAGTTCCTTTTAATACCAAAGCACAACTGGTTTTAACTCCAAAAGAATTACAAACCTTGAAAATTAATGGTGTTGCTTTTGAGACTTTTCAAAAAGAAAATAAAGTCGTTTTGATTAATAAATCGACTGTAGTTTTGGGCTCAGGGAAGTATTTAATTGAGTATATGAAATAG